A DNA window from Streptomyces parvus contains the following coding sequences:
- a CDS encoding NUDIX hydrolase, with amino-acid sequence MTLRDDAALVLKGYAPEGPEDARGEQAELRQAYLDHLARHDDGMWKACGAGHLTASALVIDPERGKVLLTLHRKLGMWLQMGGHCEPQDATLEAAARREATEESGIAGLTLLPGGPVRLDRHPIPSPCNRHLDVQYAALAPAGAAERISEESLELRWFDYADVPGVADASVVRLLEATRARL; translated from the coding sequence GTGACCCTGCGCGACGACGCCGCCCTCGTACTGAAGGGATACGCCCCCGAGGGCCCCGAGGACGCACGCGGTGAACAGGCGGAGCTGCGTCAGGCCTACCTGGACCATCTCGCACGCCACGACGACGGCATGTGGAAGGCGTGCGGGGCCGGGCATCTGACGGCCAGCGCCCTGGTGATCGATCCGGAGCGGGGCAAGGTTCTGCTGACCCTGCACCGGAAGCTCGGGATGTGGCTCCAGATGGGCGGCCACTGCGAACCGCAGGACGCCACCCTGGAGGCAGCGGCGCGCCGGGAGGCGACGGAGGAGTCCGGCATCGCGGGGCTCACCCTGCTGCCCGGCGGACCGGTCCGGCTGGACCGGCACCCGATTCCGTCCCCCTGCAACCGGCACCTCGACGTGCAGTACGCCGCGCTGGCCCCCGCCGGGGCGGCGGAGCGGATCAGCGAGGAGTCCCTGGAGCTGCGCTGGTTCGACTACGCGGACGTGCCCGGGGTGGCCGACGCCTCGGTCGTCCGGTTGCTGGAGGCGACGCGGGCCCGGCTGTAG
- a CDS encoding zinc-dependent metalloprotease produces MSDTPFGFGLPPEEPENGDEGKKKDPTEGGQSAGGMGNPFGFGPGAGGDNPFAAMFGSMNPNDLGAAFQQLGQMLSYEGGPVNWDMAKQIARQTVSQGTPDGTKDASVGPSERTSVDEALRLADLWLDGVTSMPSGSVSTVAWSRAEWVEATLPAWQQLVDPVAERVGLAMGDVLPEEMQAMAGPLIGMMRSMGGAMFGQQIGQAVGTLAGEVVGSTDIGLPLGPAGKAALLPLNVERFGKDLSVPQDEVRLYLALREAAHQRLFAHVPWLRSHLFGAVEAYARGIKVDTSKLEDVVGQFDPSQPEQLQDALQQGMFQPEDTPGQKASLARLETALALVEGWVDAVVHEAAKSRLTSSDALRETMRRRRASGGPAEQTFATLIGLQLRPRRLRDASRLWASLTDARGLEGRDALWAHPDMLPTAHDLDDPDGFVHHEQADFSELDKMLGEAAKGSGKPKAPESDAEDQGDDKGEDGKDGRDQ; encoded by the coding sequence GTGAGTGACACCCCATTCGGATTCGGCCTTCCGCCGGAGGAGCCGGAGAACGGCGACGAGGGCAAGAAGAAGGACCCCACCGAGGGTGGGCAGAGCGCGGGCGGGATGGGAAACCCGTTCGGTTTCGGGCCGGGGGCGGGCGGGGACAACCCGTTCGCCGCAATGTTCGGCTCGATGAATCCGAACGATCTCGGTGCGGCCTTCCAGCAGCTCGGCCAGATGCTGAGCTACGAGGGCGGTCCCGTGAACTGGGACATGGCCAAGCAGATCGCCCGGCAGACGGTGTCGCAGGGCACCCCGGACGGCACGAAGGACGCCAGCGTCGGCCCGTCGGAACGCACGTCGGTCGACGAGGCGCTGCGCCTGGCGGACCTCTGGCTGGACGGCGTGACGTCGATGCCCTCCGGTTCGGTCTCCACCGTGGCGTGGAGCCGCGCGGAGTGGGTCGAGGCGACGCTGCCGGCCTGGCAGCAGCTGGTCGACCCGGTGGCCGAGCGGGTGGGCCTGGCCATGGGCGACGTGCTGCCCGAGGAGATGCAGGCCATGGCGGGCCCGCTGATCGGCATGATGCGGTCGATGGGCGGCGCCATGTTCGGCCAGCAGATCGGGCAGGCCGTGGGCACGCTGGCCGGTGAGGTGGTCGGTTCCACCGACATCGGGCTGCCGCTCGGTCCTGCGGGCAAGGCCGCGCTCCTCCCGCTGAACGTGGAGCGGTTCGGCAAGGACCTCAGCGTCCCGCAGGACGAGGTCCGGCTGTATCTGGCCCTGCGCGAGGCCGCTCACCAGCGGCTCTTCGCCCATGTGCCGTGGCTGCGGTCGCATCTGTTCGGTGCCGTCGAGGCGTATGCGCGCGGCATCAAGGTCGACACCAGCAAGTTGGAGGACGTCGTCGGCCAGTTCGACCCCTCGCAGCCGGAGCAGCTGCAGGACGCCCTTCAGCAGGGCATGTTCCAGCCGGAGGACACGCCCGGGCAGAAGGCGTCCCTGGCCCGTCTGGAGACGGCTCTGGCCCTGGTGGAGGGCTGGGTGGACGCGGTGGTCCACGAGGCCGCGAAGTCCCGGCTGACCTCGTCCGACGCGCTGCGCGAGACGATGCGCAGGCGTCGCGCCTCCGGTGGACCGGCCGAGCAGACGTTCGCCACGCTCATCGGTCTCCAGCTGCGCCCGCGCCGGCTGCGGGACGCCTCGCGCCTGTGGGCCTCGCTCACGGACGCCCGGGGTCTGGAGGGCCGGGACGCGCTCTGGGCCCACCCTGACATGCTGCCGACCGCCCACGACCTGGACGACCCGGACGGCTTCGTCCACCACGAGCAGGCCGACTTCTCCGAGCTGGACAAGATGCTCGGCGAGGCGGCGAAGGGCTCCGGCAAACCGAAGGCCCCCGAGTCCGACGCCGAGGACCAGGGCGACGACAAGGGCGAGGACGGCAAGGACGGCCGCGACCAGTGA
- a CDS encoding SDR family oxidoreductase, producing the protein MSSPDPQVRAARNLTDPSPESTPEEKRPRSPGSRGPVVAVTGAATGIGELLTAHLAASDAIKQVIAIDERRGEVSEATWHILDVRDPAIAEKLRGADVVVHLALDLDLETDPAARTAYNVRGTQTVLTAAAAVGVHRVVLCTSAMVYGALADNDVPLSEDAELRATAEATGVGDLLEIERLGRRAPRAHPGLNVTVVRPTVLVGGTDTALTRYFESPRLLVVAGSRPTWQFCHVEDLVTALEYAALEKIDGEFAVGCDGWLEQEEVEELSGVRRMELPSAVALGAAARLHRIGLTPSPAGDLAYTMHPWVVSVSRLHDAGWRPKWTNEEVLGALLEEVEGRHTLAGRRLGRKDATAAGAAGATVALLGAAAVVRRARKARRRI; encoded by the coding sequence GTGAGTTCCCCAGATCCGCAGGTTCGCGCAGCGCGAAACCTGACCGACCCCTCGCCCGAGAGCACACCCGAAGAGAAACGCCCCAGGTCCCCCGGAAGCCGGGGTCCCGTCGTCGCGGTGACCGGCGCCGCCACCGGCATCGGCGAACTGCTGACCGCCCACCTCGCCGCATCCGACGCTATCAAGCAGGTCATCGCGATCGACGAGCGGCGCGGTGAGGTCTCCGAGGCGACCTGGCACATCCTGGACGTACGCGATCCGGCGATCGCCGAGAAGCTGCGCGGCGCGGACGTCGTCGTGCACCTGGCCCTCGACCTCGACCTGGAGACCGACCCCGCCGCCCGCACCGCGTACAACGTACGCGGAACCCAGACGGTGCTCACCGCCGCAGCCGCTGTCGGGGTCCACCGGGTCGTGCTCTGCACCTCGGCGATGGTCTATGGGGCCCTTGCCGACAACGACGTTCCGCTCTCCGAGGACGCGGAGCTGCGCGCCACCGCCGAGGCCACCGGCGTCGGCGACCTCCTGGAGATCGAACGGCTCGGCCGCCGGGCCCCGCGCGCCCACCCCGGGCTCAACGTCACCGTCGTCCGCCCCACCGTCCTGGTCGGCGGCACCGACACCGCCCTGACCCGCTACTTCGAGTCCCCGCGTCTCCTGGTCGTCGCCGGATCCCGCCCCACCTGGCAGTTCTGCCACGTCGAGGACCTGGTGACGGCGCTGGAGTACGCCGCCCTGGAGAAGATCGACGGCGAGTTCGCGGTCGGCTGCGACGGCTGGCTGGAGCAGGAGGAGGTCGAGGAGCTCAGCGGCGTACGCCGGATGGAGCTGCCCTCCGCCGTAGCGCTGGGGGCCGCCGCCCGGCTGCACCGGATCGGCCTCACCCCGTCCCCGGCGGGCGACCTGGCGTACACGATGCACCCCTGGGTGGTCAGCGTCAGCCGGCTGCACGACGCGGGATGGCGGCCGAAGTGGACGAACGAGGAGGTGCTCGGCGCCCTCCTCGAAGAGGTCGAGGGACGCCACACGCTCGCCGGACGCCGCCTCGGCCGCAAGGACGCCACCGCCGCCGGAGCCGCCGGAGCCACGGTCGCCCTGCTCGGCGCCGCCGCCGTGGTCCGCCGCGCCCGCAAGGCCCGCCGCCGCATCTGA
- a CDS encoding molybdenum cofactor biosynthesis protein MoaE, producing MAPTHDHPGEYAATDPVRLLAIRDTPLSVDEVFRAVGDDAAGGIALFVGTVRNHDAGQDVGALGYSCHPSAEDELRRVAEKVVADFPVRALAAVHRVGELEVGDLAVVVAVACPHRAEAFEACRKLIDDLKHEVPIWKHQRFSDGTEEWVGAC from the coding sequence ATGGCACCCACCCACGACCACCCCGGCGAGTACGCGGCAACCGACCCCGTCCGGCTGCTGGCGATCAGGGACACCCCGCTCTCCGTCGACGAGGTCTTCCGCGCCGTCGGCGACGACGCGGCGGGCGGCATCGCGCTCTTCGTCGGCACCGTGCGCAACCACGACGCGGGACAGGACGTCGGCGCGCTCGGCTATTCCTGCCACCCCTCGGCCGAGGACGAGCTGCGCCGAGTGGCGGAGAAGGTCGTCGCCGACTTCCCGGTCCGTGCCCTGGCGGCCGTCCACCGAGTGGGTGAACTGGAGGTGGGTGACCTCGCCGTCGTCGTCGCGGTCGCGTGCCCGCACCGCGCCGAGGCGTTCGAGGCCTGCCGCAAGCTCATCGACGACCTCAAGCACGAGGTTCCGATCTGGAAGCACCAGCGTTTCTCGGACGGCACGGAGGAGTGGGTCGGAGCCTGCTGA
- a CDS encoding PDZ domain-containing protein — protein MPRRTATMLASTLVLIALLCAGVLIKVPYSEMSPGPTVNTLGEARGEPVLQISGRKTYPASGHLNMTTVRVTGADYRMNIFEAVYGWLAHDSVVVPHDTLYPDGKTEEESTQENAEEFSQSQESAKVAALKELDIPVSTQVVVSTVVKGSPSEGKLHAGDVIKAVDGTEVEEPDDVAKLVTEHRPGENVTFTIVPAQDAAAAEKAGREPEGGEKITIRTVKAPPAEGGGEEGGKDRAIVGIRAGTDHTFPFEIDIKLADVGGPSAGLMFSLGIIDKLTPGDLTGGKFVAGTGTIDQAGTVGPIGGITMKLVGAREAGARYFLTPDDNCASAAADTPDGLTLVRVKTIEDATKSLEQIKAGKTAGLPSCSTG, from the coding sequence ATGCCACGCCGCACCGCGACGATGCTCGCCTCCACCCTCGTCCTCATCGCGCTGCTCTGCGCAGGCGTGCTGATCAAAGTCCCGTATTCGGAGATGTCCCCCGGACCGACGGTCAACACGCTCGGCGAGGCGCGTGGCGAGCCCGTCCTGCAGATCTCCGGTCGCAAGACGTACCCGGCATCCGGGCACCTCAACATGACGACCGTCCGCGTCACCGGGGCGGACTACCGGATGAACATCTTCGAGGCCGTCTACGGCTGGCTGGCCCACGACAGTGTCGTGGTGCCGCACGACACGCTCTACCCGGACGGCAAGACCGAGGAGGAGTCCACCCAGGAGAACGCCGAGGAGTTCAGCCAGTCCCAGGAGAGCGCCAAGGTGGCCGCTCTGAAGGAACTGGACATCCCGGTCTCCACGCAGGTCGTGGTCTCCACGGTGGTCAAGGGCAGCCCCTCCGAGGGCAAGCTGCACGCGGGCGATGTGATCAAGGCCGTCGACGGCACGGAGGTCGAGGAGCCCGACGACGTGGCGAAGCTCGTCACCGAACACCGCCCCGGTGAGAACGTCACCTTCACCATCGTCCCCGCGCAGGACGCCGCCGCGGCCGAGAAGGCGGGCCGTGAGCCCGAGGGCGGCGAGAAGATCACGATCCGGACCGTGAAGGCTCCCCCCGCCGAGGGCGGCGGCGAGGAGGGCGGCAAGGACCGGGCGATCGTCGGGATCAGGGCCGGGACGGACCACACGTTCCCGTTCGAGATCGACATCAAGCTCGCGGACGTCGGTGGACCGAGCGCCGGGCTGATGTTCTCCCTCGGCATCATCGACAAGCTCACCCCGGGCGATCTGACCGGCGGCAAGTTCGTCGCGGGCACCGGCACCATCGACCAGGCGGGGACCGTCGGGCCGATCGGCGGCATCACCATGAAGCTGGTCGGCGCCCGCGAAGCCGGCGCACGCTACTTCCTCACGCCCGACGACAACTGCGCCTCGGCCGCCGCCGACACACCGGACGGGCTCACCCTCGTACGGGTCAAGACCATCGAGGACGCCACGAAGTCGCTGGAGCAGATCAAGGCGGGGAAGACGGCGGGCCTGCCGAGCTGCTCGACCGGCTGA
- a CDS encoding PPA1309 family protein: MPNVSPAGPPMAASPLTVAVLEIDAYASNLGWDQPARLFALVDTDRLRTQEPGLAAQLGLENPSSSVAALTPIEQDELPPGTALDEFLATIAWPDAVVGCAMTVERLMLPPSAEASVPEKLSDKQLTAWVAKHPDRQEVRMTVAVLRDGARESAVRLREKDSPTEVLTGAGLVPGLAEALAATFES; this comes from the coding sequence ATGCCCAACGTTTCCCCCGCAGGACCCCCGATGGCCGCGAGTCCGCTGACCGTCGCCGTCCTCGAAATCGACGCCTATGCCTCCAACCTCGGCTGGGACCAGCCCGCCCGGCTGTTCGCCCTGGTCGACACCGACCGGCTGCGGACCCAGGAGCCCGGCCTCGCCGCTCAGCTGGGCCTGGAGAACCCCAGTTCCTCCGTCGCCGCGCTCACCCCGATCGAGCAGGACGAGCTGCCGCCGGGCACCGCGCTCGACGAGTTCCTCGCCACGATCGCCTGGCCCGACGCCGTGGTCGGCTGCGCCATGACGGTGGAGCGGCTGATGCTGCCGCCGTCCGCCGAGGCGTCCGTACCGGAGAAGCTCAGCGACAAGCAGCTGACCGCGTGGGTGGCCAAGCACCCCGACCGCCAGGAGGTGCGGATGACCGTGGCCGTCCTGCGGGACGGGGCGCGCGAGTCCGCCGTACGGCTGCGGGAGAAGGACTCTCCGACCGAGGTGCTGACCGGCGCGGGCCTGGTGCCCGGCCTCGCCGAGGCGCTCGCGGCGACGTTCGAGTCCTGA
- a CDS encoding UPF0182 family protein yields the protein MPDRGGGPTGPRIRVGRPSRRARTLLMTLGVLAVLAMAFVMFAGFWTDWLWYRSVAYSSVFTTTLWTKIGLFLVFGLLMALAIGVNIWLAHRLRPPLSAMSLEQQSLDRYRMSIAPYKKWVLLAVTALVGLIAGASASGQWRTWLMYVNGVPFGQKDPQFQLDVAFFAFDLPWYRFMLGFGFAATVLSLIAAALTHYLYGGLRVTSPGARATGAATGHLSVILGIFVSLKAVAYWLDRYGLAVKSSDFKATDNWTGLRYVDANAYLPAKTILFCIAAICAVLFFATLWRRTWQLPVIGFGLMVLSAILIGGLYPAIVQKFQVQPNEQAKEAEFIQKNINATRDAYDIDDAKVDDYDGQATTEDDTKLRAAANTAASYRVMDPNVVSPAFQQLQQRRNYYQFPRTLDVDRYKDKDGKEQDTVIGLRELNIQGLPKRNWINDHFTYTHGYGAIAARGTTTGTNPTGSPDFTESGLPSTGEFGKYEQRIYYGEKTEQYSIVGGPQKELDYEEDGEKTTSYEGDSGVSLSNSFNRAAYAVAFSEPQIMYSGAIGDGSRILYNRTPKERVEAVAPWLTIDGDAYPAVVDGRIKWIVDAYTTTNGYPYASRTTLGDTTADSLTTNQRAVVAQQNQVNYIRNSVKATVDAYDGKVKLYEWDTEDPVLKTWRKAFPGTVEPRGDIPQELMDHLRYPQDLFKVQRELLTRYHVEDPAQFYSGSDAWQVPDDPTNKEPGSVPPYYLSMKMPGQDEQQFSLTTTFTPRGRPNLGAFMAVNADAASKDYGTMRLLRVTSTVKGPGQVQSELNGNDDVAEFVRNLKGTDSDIEYGNLLTVPLEGGFLYIEPVYTRGGNQNYPLLRKVAASYGSKIVFENSLGEALNAVFGVEDDGSTTPPDAQDPPGETDDPPATGSAALKKAIADAQKAYSDGEKALQEQDWPAYGKAQEALQDALERAAAAQPKAGSEGDKADSAEKPEGGAKPEGDAKPEADAKPDSSAEQASDQGS from the coding sequence ATGCCGGACCGCGGCGGAGGCCCGACCGGGCCACGGATCAGAGTCGGCCGCCCGTCACGGCGCGCCCGTACCCTGCTCATGACTTTGGGTGTCCTGGCGGTTCTCGCCATGGCCTTCGTCATGTTCGCGGGGTTCTGGACGGACTGGCTCTGGTACAGGTCGGTCGCGTATTCATCCGTCTTCACCACCACCCTGTGGACCAAGATCGGGCTGTTCCTCGTCTTCGGACTGCTGATGGCGCTCGCCATCGGCGTGAACATCTGGCTCGCGCACCGGCTCCGGCCGCCGCTGAGCGCGATGTCGTTGGAGCAGCAGAGCCTGGACCGCTACCGCATGAGCATCGCCCCCTACAAGAAGTGGGTGCTGCTCGCCGTCACGGCGCTCGTCGGACTGATCGCCGGCGCCTCCGCCTCCGGCCAGTGGCGCACGTGGCTGATGTATGTCAACGGCGTGCCGTTCGGGCAGAAGGACCCCCAGTTCCAGCTGGACGTCGCCTTCTTCGCCTTCGACCTGCCGTGGTACCGCTTCATGCTGGGCTTCGGCTTCGCGGCGACCGTGCTCTCGCTGATCGCCGCCGCGCTGACCCACTATCTGTACGGCGGGCTGCGCGTCACCAGCCCCGGCGCCCGGGCCACCGGGGCGGCCACCGGCCACCTCTCGGTCATCCTCGGCATCTTCGTCTCCCTGAAGGCCGTGGCGTACTGGCTCGACCGGTACGGGCTGGCGGTGAAGTCCAGTGACTTCAAGGCCACCGACAACTGGACGGGCCTGCGGTACGTCGACGCCAACGCCTACCTCCCGGCGAAGACCATCCTGTTCTGCATCGCCGCGATCTGCGCGGTGCTGTTCTTCGCGACGCTGTGGCGCCGCACCTGGCAGCTCCCGGTCATCGGCTTCGGTCTGATGGTGCTCTCGGCGATCCTGATCGGCGGGCTCTACCCGGCGATCGTGCAGAAGTTCCAGGTCCAGCCGAACGAGCAGGCCAAGGAAGCCGAGTTCATCCAGAAGAACATCAATGCCACACGCGACGCGTACGACATCGATGACGCCAAGGTGGACGACTACGACGGTCAGGCGACCACGGAGGACGACACCAAGCTGCGGGCCGCGGCCAACACCGCCGCCAGCTACCGCGTGATGGACCCCAACGTCGTCTCCCCGGCCTTCCAGCAGCTCCAGCAGCGGAGGAACTACTACCAGTTCCCGAGGACGCTCGACGTCGACCGCTACAAGGACAAGGACGGCAAGGAGCAGGACACGGTCATCGGTCTGCGTGAGCTGAACATCCAGGGCCTGCCCAAGCGGAACTGGATCAACGACCACTTCACGTACACCCACGGCTACGGCGCCATTGCCGCCCGCGGCACCACCACCGGCACCAACCCGACGGGGTCCCCGGACTTCACGGAGTCGGGTCTGCCCTCCACCGGTGAGTTCGGGAAGTACGAGCAGCGGATCTACTACGGCGAGAAGACCGAGCAGTACTCCATCGTCGGCGGGCCCCAGAAGGAGCTCGACTACGAGGAGGACGGCGAGAAGACCACCAGCTACGAGGGCGACAGCGGGGTCAGTCTCTCCAACTCCTTCAACCGTGCCGCGTACGCGGTCGCCTTCAGCGAGCCGCAGATCATGTATTCGGGAGCCATCGGTGACGGCTCGCGGATCCTGTACAACCGCACGCCCAAGGAGCGCGTCGAGGCGGTCGCCCCGTGGCTGACCATCGACGGCGACGCCTACCCGGCGGTCGTCGACGGCCGGATCAAGTGGATCGTCGACGCGTACACCACGACCAACGGCTATCCGTACGCGTCCCGGACGACGCTCGGCGACACCACGGCCGACTCGCTGACCACCAACCAGCGCGCGGTCGTCGCCCAGCAGAACCAGGTCAACTACATCCGCAACTCGGTGAAGGCCACCGTCGACGCGTACGACGGCAAGGTCAAGCTCTACGAGTGGGACACCGAGGACCCCGTCCTCAAGACCTGGCGCAAGGCGTTCCCGGGCACGGTCGAGCCGCGCGGTGACATCCCGCAGGAGCTCATGGACCACCTGCGGTATCCGCAGGACCTCTTCAAGGTCCAGCGCGAGCTGCTGACCCGCTACCACGTTGAGGACCCCGCGCAGTTCTACAGCGGCTCCGACGCGTGGCAGGTGCCGGACGACCCGACGAACAAGGAACCGGGCTCCGTTCCGCCGTACTACCTGAGCATGAAGATGCCGGGCCAGGACGAGCAGCAGTTCTCGCTGACGACCACGTTCACGCCGAGAGGGCGCCCCAACCTGGGGGCCTTCATGGCGGTGAACGCGGACGCGGCCAGCAAGGACTACGGCACCATGCGGCTGCTGCGGGTCACCTCAACGGTGAAGGGCCCGGGCCAGGTACAGAGTGAGCTCAACGGCAACGACGACGTCGCCGAGTTCGTGAGGAACCTCAAGGGCACCGACTCGGACATCGAGTACGGAAACCTGCTGACGGTCCCGCTGGAGGGCGGCTTCCTGTACATCGAGCCGGTCTACACGCGCGGTGGCAACCAGAACTACCCGCTGCTGCGCAAGGTGGCCGCCTCGTACGGTTCGAAGATCGTCTTCGAGAACAGCCTCGGTGAGGCGCTCAACGCGGTCTTCGGGGTCGAGGACGACGGGTCCACGACGCCACCGGACGCCCAGGATCCGCCGGGTGAGACCGACGATCCTCCGGCCACCGGCAGCGCCGCCCTCAAGAAGGCCATCGCGGACGCCCAGAAGGCGTACTCCGACGGCGAGAAGGCGCTGCAGGAGCAGGACTGGCCGGCGTACGGCAAGGCCCAGGAGGCTCTCCAGGACGCCCTGGAACGAGCCGCCGCCGCGCAGCCCAAGGCGGGCAGCGAGGGGGACAAGGCCGACAGCGCCGAGAAGCCGGAGGGCGGCGCCAAGCCTGAAGGCGACGCCAAGCCGGAGGCCGACGCGAAGCCGGACAGTTCGGCCGAGCAGGCCTCCGACCAGGGCAGCTGA
- a CDS encoding sel1 repeat family protein gives MVFMGDRATLLETGRFVQQRGQDAESAVDAAFAAAIAGAGAPVQRTGATDASAAVAAPPDEDTTDAVDAADSAESEARHRRAADAGDTASMSILGALLLRRGELDGAERYLRAATADGDRAAANNLGVLLHQRGYPDEAAGWWRIAAVAGSAAAAHALGRHFRERGDEPGAEYWLRQSAEQGHALGAYALADLLEHRSDVGAERWLRVAAEQGHREAAYRLARTLERKAVEDPHDAFGLGRSAASGGTGTGLGLPGATPASARNARAKGPAGDKGGPDGDSPVAGPAAGRVGEAEQWYRQAAARGHRRAALHLGAILEQRGELKEAGRWYLTSAKDGEPRAACALGFLLRDAGDEESAAVWWLRAAQDGDGNAANALGALHAARGEQQTAERWYRAAMDAGDVNGAYNLGLLCAAQDRTSQAEQWYRRAAYAGHREAANALAVLLLQAGDHAGAEPWFSKAAEAGSVDAAFNLGILHAGRDEDRTALGWYERAAAAGHTDAALQVAMALLRDGDDQEAERHLRCAAGGGSAEAAFRLAGVLDARQPPPGPPALGEPMPEKTECEEWYERAAQQGHRRAQVRVGMLAAARGDVESAAHWYREAAEAGSRNGAFNLGLLLAREGSEREAALWWTRAAGAGHGRAALRLALLAARRGELTEGQRWCARAVELGPAEVAERAARLREALHQELTA, from the coding sequence ATGGTATTTATGGGGGACAGGGCAACTCTGTTGGAGACAGGGCGGTTTGTGCAGCAGCGCGGCCAAGATGCTGAAAGCGCGGTAGACGCGGCTTTCGCCGCTGCCATCGCCGGGGCGGGCGCACCGGTCCAGCGGACCGGTGCCACCGACGCGAGCGCTGCCGTCGCAGCCCCGCCCGACGAGGACACCACGGACGCGGTCGACGCCGCGGACAGTGCCGAGAGCGAGGCGCGCCACCGCCGTGCCGCAGACGCGGGGGACACCGCGTCCATGAGCATCCTGGGCGCGCTGCTGCTGCGCCGCGGGGAGCTGGACGGTGCCGAGCGGTACCTGCGCGCCGCCACCGCCGACGGGGACCGCGCCGCCGCGAACAACCTGGGCGTCCTGCTGCACCAGCGCGGCTACCCGGACGAGGCCGCCGGCTGGTGGCGCATTGCCGCCGTGGCCGGTTCCGCCGCCGCCGCCCACGCGCTCGGCCGGCACTTCCGCGAGCGTGGCGACGAGCCCGGCGCGGAGTACTGGCTGCGCCAGTCCGCCGAGCAGGGCCACGCGCTGGGCGCGTACGCGCTGGCGGACCTCCTGGAGCACCGCAGCGACGTCGGCGCCGAGCGCTGGCTGCGCGTCGCTGCCGAACAGGGCCACCGCGAGGCCGCCTACCGGCTTGCCCGCACCCTGGAGCGGAAGGCCGTCGAGGACCCGCACGACGCCTTCGGCCTGGGCCGGAGCGCCGCTTCCGGCGGGACCGGCACGGGTCTCGGCCTCCCCGGCGCCACGCCCGCGTCCGCACGGAACGCCCGGGCGAAGGGCCCCGCAGGGGACAAGGGCGGGCCCGACGGCGACAGCCCCGTGGCGGGCCCCGCCGCAGGCCGGGTCGGCGAGGCCGAGCAGTGGTACCGCCAGGCCGCCGCCCGGGGCCACCGCCGCGCCGCCCTGCACCTGGGCGCGATCCTGGAGCAGCGTGGCGAGCTCAAGGAGGCCGGCCGCTGGTACCTCACCTCCGCCAAGGACGGTGAGCCCCGCGCCGCCTGCGCCCTGGGCTTCCTGCTGCGCGACGCGGGCGACGAGGAGAGCGCCGCCGTGTGGTGGCTGCGCGCCGCCCAGGACGGCGACGGCAACGCCGCCAACGCGCTCGGCGCGCTGCACGCCGCACGCGGAGAGCAGCAGACCGCCGAGCGCTGGTACCGGGCCGCCATGGACGCCGGTGACGTCAACGGGGCGTACAACCTCGGGCTGCTCTGCGCCGCCCAGGACCGCACCTCGCAGGCCGAGCAGTGGTACCGCCGCGCCGCGTACGCCGGACACCGGGAGGCCGCCAACGCGCTCGCCGTGCTCCTCCTCCAGGCGGGCGACCACGCGGGCGCCGAGCCCTGGTTCTCCAAGGCGGCCGAGGCGGGCAGCGTCGACGCGGCCTTCAACCTCGGCATCCTGCACGCCGGGCGCGACGAGGACCGTACGGCGTTGGGCTGGTACGAGCGCGCCGCGGCGGCCGGGCACACCGACGCCGCCCTCCAGGTCGCCATGGCGCTGCTGCGCGACGGCGACGACCAGGAGGCCGAGCGGCACCTGCGCTGCGCCGCGGGCGGCGGCAGCGCCGAGGCCGCGTTCCGGCTGGCCGGGGTGCTGGACGCGCGCCAGCCGCCGCCGGGCCCGCCCGCGCTGGGCGAGCCGATGCCGGAGAAGACGGAGTGCGAGGAGTGGTACGAGCGGGCCGCCCAGCAGGGCCACCGCCGCGCCCAGGTCCGGGTCGGCATGCTCGCCGCCGCCCGCGGGGACGTGGAGAGCGCCGCCCACTGGTACCGGGAGGCCGCCGAGGCGGGCAGCCGCAACGGGGCCTTCAACCTCGGGCTGCTCCTGGCCCGCGAGGGCAGCGAGCGCGAGGCCGCCCTGTGGTGGACCCGTGCGGCCGGCGCCGGACACGGTCGGGCCGCGCTGCGTCTGGCGCTCCTCGCCGCCCGCCGGGGCGAGCTCACCGAGGGGCAGCGCTGGTGCGCGCGGGCCGTGGAGCTGGGCCCGGCCGAGGTGGCCGAGCGGGCTGCGCGGCTGCGCGAGGCGCTGCACCAGGAGCTGACCGCGTGA
- a CDS encoding Fur family transcriptional regulator has product MSDLLERLRGRGWRMTAQRRVVAEVLDGDHVHLTADEVHARAVSRLPEISRATVYNTLGEMVSLGEVLEVSTDRRAKRYDPNAHRPHHHLVCARCGAIRDVHPAGNPLADLPADERYGFMVSGVEVTYRGLCPNCTATE; this is encoded by the coding sequence ATGAGTGACCTGCTGGAACGACTTCGCGGACGCGGCTGGCGCATGACGGCCCAGCGGCGTGTCGTGGCCGAGGTCCTCGACGGGGACCACGTGCACCTGACGGCGGACGAGGTCCACGCGAGGGCCGTGTCCCGGCTGCCCGAGATCTCGCGCGCCACCGTCTACAACACCCTCGGCGAGATGGTGTCCCTCGGTGAGGTGCTGGAGGTCTCCACCGACCGCCGGGCCAAGCGCTACGACCCGAACGCGCACCGCCCCCACCACCACCTGGTGTGCGCGCGGTGCGGCGCTATCCGGGACGTGCACCCGGCGGGCAACCCGCTGGCGGACCTGCCGGCGGACGAGCGCTACGGCTTCATGGTCTCCGGCGTCGAAGTGACGTACCGCGGCCTCTGCCCGAACTGCACCGCCACCGAGTGA